A genomic window from Leisingera daeponensis DSM 23529 includes:
- the styA gene encoding styrene monooxygenase subunit StyA → MSKRIAIVGAGTAGLHLGLHLLQNGIKPTLYTDRTPEQYADARLMNTVAHHHVTCEREEALGITQWPSGEYGYFGHYYYIGTPEPIEMFGDLERPSRAVDYRLYQPSLLQDYIDRGGDVVYGAVEREMIEGISEEHDLTVVCTGKGPIGQMFGRDDRFSPFERPQRMLCVGLFKGITEPETRAVTMYFSPGAGELIEIPTWSFNGWCNALVLENHIGGDLEILAKTKYEDDPRAFLDLLLEKLEKHYPTLYARIDRDEFDLANSPLDILQGGVTPTVRKTYTTLDNGNLAVALGDVHAVVDPVLGQGANMASYAAVILGEEIVANDVFDQRFVEKFDARRHDRVMSGTRWTNYMLENLAKLDPTLLEFIGGLAQSRQLTDQFTEDFNHPEKQWDVFSSPERVRATVARSQMPMAAE, encoded by the coding sequence ATGTCCAAGAGAATCGCAATCGTCGGCGCAGGCACCGCAGGCCTGCACCTCGGCCTGCACCTGCTGCAAAACGGCATCAAGCCGACGCTGTATACTGACCGCACGCCGGAGCAATACGCCGACGCCCGACTGATGAACACCGTGGCGCATCACCACGTGACCTGCGAGCGCGAAGAGGCGCTCGGGATCACGCAGTGGCCGTCCGGCGAATACGGCTACTTCGGTCACTATTACTACATTGGCACGCCCGAACCGATCGAGATGTTCGGCGACCTCGAACGCCCGAGCCGCGCCGTCGACTACCGCCTGTACCAGCCGTCCCTGTTGCAGGACTATATCGACCGGGGTGGCGACGTGGTCTACGGCGCTGTCGAGCGTGAAATGATCGAAGGCATCTCGGAAGAGCATGACCTCACCGTGGTCTGCACCGGCAAGGGCCCGATCGGCCAGATGTTCGGCCGTGACGACCGGTTCTCGCCCTTCGAGCGCCCGCAGCGGATGCTGTGCGTGGGCCTGTTCAAGGGCATCACCGAGCCCGAGACCCGCGCCGTGACCATGTATTTTTCGCCGGGCGCAGGCGAGCTGATCGAGATCCCGACCTGGTCCTTCAACGGTTGGTGCAACGCGCTGGTGCTCGAGAACCACATCGGCGGCGACCTCGAGATCCTCGCCAAGACCAAGTACGAGGACGACCCGCGCGCCTTCCTCGACCTACTGCTCGAGAAGCTCGAAAAGCACTACCCGACACTTTATGCGCGCATCGACCGGGACGAATTCGATCTGGCGAACTCGCCGCTCGACATCCTTCAGGGTGGCGTGACCCCGACCGTGCGCAAGACCTACACCACGCTCGACAACGGCAACCTGGCCGTCGCGCTTGGCGACGTACATGCGGTGGTCGATCCCGTGCTGGGTCAGGGGGCGAACATGGCGTCCTACGCCGCCGTGATCCTCGGCGAAGAGATCGTGGCCAACGACGTTTTCGACCAGCGCTTTGTGGAAAAGTTCGATGCACGTCGGCATGACCGCGTGATGTCCGGCACCCGTTGGACCAACTACATGCTGGAAAACCTGGCCAAGCTGGACCCGACGCTGCTGGAATTCATCGGTGGCCTCGCCCAGAGCCGTCAGCTCACCGATCAGTTCACCGAGGATTTCAACCACCCTGAAAAGCAGTGGGACGTCTTCTCCAGCCCGGAGCGCGTGCGCGCGACCGTGGCCCGCTCGCAGATGCCGATGGCGGCAGAGTGA
- a CDS encoding LysR family transcriptional regulator, with product MSDRLQAYEIFAELMDRKSFSETSRTLNVPQATVSKQIASLEETLGVQLFVRSTRRISPTAEAEELIPHVRHMLDARAEVLRVAHGELPKLSGKMRVAAPHSYGRRILLPQLVEFMDLYPDISIEVALHRSPPDLLDNKIDLALSGAAVLEGPYRQRLLSTHRWVVAGSPEYLERKGRPALPLDLEDHWLIVPEVFPSDRLTFDSEDGRQSIAIRARLTGNDVDFSEGAAWQNAGLAVLPDWMLGHATSLEQVLTDYALEPIPVRLVFPEAKIIPRRVRALIEFLVERSGRM from the coding sequence ATGAGCGACCGCCTTCAGGCCTATGAAATCTTCGCCGAGTTAATGGATCGCAAAAGCTTTTCCGAAACCTCGCGCACATTGAACGTGCCGCAGGCGACGGTGTCGAAACAGATCGCTTCGCTAGAGGAAACGCTGGGCGTGCAGCTGTTCGTGCGCTCCACGCGGCGCATCAGCCCCACCGCCGAGGCCGAGGAACTGATTCCCCACGTCCGCCACATGCTGGACGCCCGCGCCGAGGTGCTGCGCGTGGCCCATGGTGAGCTGCCGAAGCTTTCGGGCAAGATGCGCGTGGCCGCGCCACATTCCTACGGCCGGCGCATCCTGCTGCCGCAACTGGTCGAGTTCATGGATCTCTACCCCGACATCAGCATCGAAGTCGCGCTTCATCGCAGCCCGCCGGACCTGCTGGACAACAAGATCGACCTTGCGCTCAGCGGTGCGGCGGTGCTCGAAGGCCCGTATCGTCAGCGCCTGCTCAGCACGCACCGCTGGGTGGTGGCGGGATCGCCCGAGTACCTCGAGCGCAAGGGTCGCCCCGCCCTGCCACTCGATCTCGAAGACCATTGGTTGATCGTGCCGGAGGTCTTTCCCTCCGACCGGCTGACCTTTGATTCGGAGGACGGACGTCAATCGATCGCGATTCGGGCCCGCCTCACCGGCAACGATGTGGACTTCTCCGAAGGCGCAGCCTGGCAGAATGCCGGTCTCGCGGTGTTGCCGGACTGGATGCTGGGTCATGCCACTTCGCTTGAACAGGTGTTGACGGACTACGCATTGGAACCCATTCCCGTACGCCTTGTATTCCCCGAGGCCAAGATCATCCCGCGCCGTGTCCGCGCGCTGATCGAATTTCTGGTGGAGCGGTCGGGGCGCATGTGA
- the pcaF gene encoding 3-oxoadipyl-CoA thiolase, translated as MTDAFICDSIRTPIGRYGGALSPVRADDLAAIPLAALKARNAGVDWDSVDDVIYGCANQAGEDNRNVARMATLLAGLPEAIPGTTVNRLCGSGMDAIGLAARTIRAGDGDLMIAGGVESMSRAPFVMAKATAAFSRNAEIYDTTIGWRFKNPRLDEQFGTHSMPETADNVAADYGISRADQDAFALESQRRWAAAHAAGIFADEITPVTIPQRKGDALIVDTDEHPRPQTTPEQLAKLRGVNGPDLSVTAGNASGVNDGAAGVILASEASAAQNGLTPQARVVAMAAAGVAPRVMGIGPVPATRRVLARAGLTLDQMDVIELNEAFAAQGLAVLRDLGLPDDAAHVNANGGAIAMGHPLGMSGARLVLHATRQLHRTGGRYALCTMCVGVGQGIAMILERV; from the coding sequence ATGACCGACGCTTTCATCTGTGACAGCATCCGCACACCCATCGGGCGCTATGGCGGGGCCTTGTCCCCTGTCCGTGCCGACGATCTGGCCGCAATCCCCCTGGCCGCGCTGAAGGCCCGCAATGCAGGCGTCGACTGGGACAGCGTCGATGACGTGATCTACGGCTGCGCCAACCAGGCGGGAGAGGACAACCGCAACGTGGCCCGCATGGCGACCTTGCTGGCGGGCCTGCCCGAAGCCATTCCGGGCACCACGGTCAACCGTCTTTGCGGCTCCGGCATGGATGCCATCGGCCTTGCCGCGCGCACCATCCGTGCGGGCGACGGCGACCTGATGATCGCGGGCGGCGTGGAATCCATGTCGCGTGCGCCCTTCGTTATGGCCAAGGCGACCGCCGCCTTCTCGCGCAATGCGGAGATCTACGACACCACGATCGGCTGGCGGTTCAAGAACCCCCGGCTGGACGAGCAGTTCGGCACCCATTCCATGCCGGAAACCGCCGACAACGTCGCGGCGGACTACGGCATCAGCCGGGCCGATCAGGACGCCTTTGCGCTTGAAAGCCAGCGCCGCTGGGCCGCCGCCCATGCGGCCGGGATCTTTGCCGACGAGATCACGCCGGTCACCATCCCGCAGCGCAAGGGCGATGCGCTGATCGTCGACACCGACGAACACCCCCGTCCCCAGACCACGCCGGAACAGCTGGCAAAGCTGCGCGGCGTCAACGGCCCCGATCTGTCGGTCACGGCGGGCAATGCCTCTGGCGTGAACGATGGCGCGGCGGGGGTGATCCTCGCGTCCGAAGCCTCCGCCGCGCAGAACGGCCTGACCCCGCAGGCCCGCGTCGTGGCCATGGCGGCGGCAGGCGTCGCGCCCCGCGTCATGGGCATCGGCCCGGTTCCGGCGACCCGCCGCGTGCTGGCCCGCGCCGGGCTCACGCTCGACCAGATGGATGTGATAGAGTTGAACGAGGCCTTCGCCGCACAGGGCCTTGCGGTGCTGCGCGACCTGGGCCTGCCGGACGATGCGGCGCATGTGAATGCCAACGGCGGTGCGATTGCCATGGGCCATCCGCTGGGCATGTCGGGCGCGCGGCTCGTGCTGCACGCGACGCGCCAGCTGCACCGCACCGGCGGCCGCTACGCGCTCTGCACCATGTGCGTGGGCGTGGGCCAAGGGATTGCCATGATCCTGGAACGTGTTTGA
- the paaA gene encoding 1,2-phenylacetyl-CoA epoxidase subunit PaaA, with the protein MYAQMIQSETSEETPEELAAFQARIDRGERIEPKEWMPEGYRKTLIRQIGQHAHSEIVGQLPEGNWITRAPTLERKQILLAKVQDEAGHGLYLYSACETLGISRDELFERLHSGAMKYSSIFNYPTLTWADMGAVGWLVDGAAIMNQVPLQRTSYGPYARAMVRICKEESFHQRQGYTIMMKMAQGTAAQKAMAQDALNRFWYPSLMMFGPSDAESVHSSQNMAWRIKINTNDELRQRFVNETVPQAHYLGLTVPDETLAWNEDKQGWDFAEPDWTEFFEVLRGNGPCNEERLGARRKAWSDGEWFRDGLSAYAEKQASRRMAAE; encoded by the coding sequence ATGTACGCACAGATGATCCAGTCGGAAACGTCGGAGGAGACGCCGGAAGAGCTTGCCGCCTTTCAGGCGCGCATCGACCGCGGCGAGCGGATCGAACCCAAGGAATGGATGCCGGAGGGCTACCGCAAGACGCTGATCCGCCAGATCGGCCAACACGCCCATTCCGAGATCGTGGGCCAGCTGCCGGAGGGCAACTGGATCACCCGCGCGCCGACGCTGGAACGCAAGCAGATCCTGCTGGCCAAGGTGCAGGACGAGGCGGGCCACGGCCTGTATCTCTATAGTGCCTGCGAGACGCTGGGGATCTCCCGCGACGAGCTGTTCGAGCGGCTGCATTCGGGGGCGATGAAATACTCGTCGATCTTCAATTACCCGACGCTGACATGGGCCGATATGGGCGCGGTGGGCTGGCTGGTCGATGGTGCCGCGATCATGAATCAGGTGCCGCTACAGCGCACCTCTTATGGTCCCTACGCCCGCGCCATGGTGCGGATCTGCAAGGAGGAGAGCTTTCACCAGCGGCAGGGCTACACCATCATGATGAAGATGGCGCAGGGCACCGCGGCGCAAAAGGCCATGGCGCAGGATGCGCTCAACCGCTTCTGGTATCCCTCGCTGATGATGTTCGGCCCGTCGGATGCGGAGTCGGTACATTCGAGCCAGAACATGGCGTGGCGGATCAAGATCAACACCAACGACGAGCTGCGCCAGCGCTTCGTCAACGAGACCGTGCCGCAGGCGCATTACCTCGGCCTCACCGTCCCCGACGAGACACTGGCATGGAACGAGGACAAGCAGGGTTGGGATTTCGCCGAGCCGGACTGGACCGAGTTCTTCGAGGTGCTGCGCGGCAATGGGCCGTGCAACGAGGAACGCCTCGGCGCCCGTCGCAAGGCATGGTCCGACGGCGAATGGTTCCGCGACGGGCTGTCGGCCTATGCCGAGAAGCAGGCCAGCCGCCGCATGGCCGCAGAATAA
- the paaB gene encoding 1,2-phenylacetyl-CoA epoxidase subunit PaaB — protein sequence MNKEWPLWEVFIRGQHGLNHRHVGSLHASDAEMAINHARDVYTRRKEGVSIWVVPSSAITASAPSEKGALFDPAEDKVYRHPTFYDIPDEVGHM from the coding sequence ATGAACAAGGAATGGCCCCTCTGGGAGGTCTTCATCCGTGGCCAGCACGGGCTGAACCACCGTCACGTGGGTTCGCTGCACGCCTCGGATGCGGAGATGGCGATCAACCACGCGCGCGACGTCTACACCCGCCGCAAGGAGGGCGTGTCGATCTGGGTGGTGCCGTCGAGCGCGATCACCGCCTCGGCCCCGTCCGAGAAAGGCGCGCTGTTCGACCCGGCGGAGGACAAGGTCTACCGCCACCCGACCTTCTACGACATTCCGGACGAAGTGGGGCACATGTGA
- the paaC gene encoding 1,2-phenylacetyl-CoA epoxidase subunit PaaC, which produces MSSLPDVQTPEVARLAARAAAQQPAEDPHMADVALRPAIFDWLCRLGDNALILGHRTSEWCGHGPALEEDIALANTALDLIGQCQMWLGLAAEVEGAGRTADDLAYLRDALQFRNAKLLELPKGDMAQTIMREFLFDAYHFELLSALKDSASPRVAEIAAKAVKEVAYQLDRASDLVVRLGDGTEESHARMQAALDHLWPYAGEMFVADAVDEAMAEAGIAPALTELRTRWEALVAEVLDEATLTAPERRFDVHTGGKQGRHTEHLGYILAEMQFLQRAYPGAQW; this is translated from the coding sequence ATGTCCTCTCTGCCCGACGTTCAAACCCCGGAGGTGGCCCGGCTGGCCGCCCGGGCGGCCGCCCAACAGCCCGCCGAGGACCCGCATATGGCGGATGTGGCGCTGCGCCCGGCCATCTTCGACTGGCTCTGCCGCCTGGGGGACAATGCGCTGATCCTCGGCCACCGCACCTCCGAGTGGTGCGGCCATGGGCCTGCGCTGGAAGAAGACATCGCGCTGGCGAACACCGCGCTCGACCTGATCGGCCAATGCCAGATGTGGCTGGGCCTCGCTGCGGAGGTCGAGGGCGCGGGCCGCACGGCGGATGACCTCGCCTACCTGCGCGACGCGCTGCAGTTCCGCAACGCAAAGCTGTTGGAGTTGCCCAAGGGGGACATGGCGCAGACGATCATGCGGGAATTCCTGTTCGATGCCTATCACTTCGAGCTGCTCAGTGCGCTGAAGGACAGCGCCTCGCCGCGCGTGGCCGAGATCGCCGCCAAGGCGGTGAAGGAGGTGGCGTATCAGCTCGACCGCGCCTCGGATCTCGTGGTGCGGCTGGGCGACGGCACCGAGGAGAGCCACGCAAGGATGCAGGCCGCGCTCGATCACCTCTGGCCCTACGCGGGCGAGATGTTCGTGGCGGACGCGGTGGACGAGGCCATGGCGGAGGCCGGGATCGCGCCTGCGCTGACGGAGCTGCGGACCCGTTGGGAGGCGCTGGTGGCCGAGGTTCTCGACGAAGCCACGCTGACCGCGCCCGAACGCCGCTTCGACGTGCACACGGGGGGCAAGCAGGGGCGGCACACGGAACATTTGGGCTATATCCTGGCCGAGATGCAGTTCCTGCAGCGCGCCTATCCGGGGGCACAATGGTGA
- the paaD gene encoding 1,2-phenylacetyl-CoA epoxidase subunit PaaD produces MVSTDQVWDWLSEVPDPEIPVVSVTELGIIREVAWEGDTLKVAVTPTYSGCPATAVIDLMVEEKLREKGVEKIALERRLSPPWTTDWITEGARDKLRAYGIAPPVDGTASDGRMGRAARLSGSNLTIACPRCGSSTTEKVSQYGSTPCKAAYVCRDCLEPFDYFKCH; encoded by the coding sequence ATGGTGAGCACGGACCAGGTCTGGGACTGGCTGTCGGAGGTGCCCGACCCGGAAATCCCCGTGGTCTCGGTCACCGAGCTGGGCATCATCCGCGAGGTCGCCTGGGAGGGCGACACGTTGAAGGTCGCGGTGACGCCGACCTACTCCGGCTGCCCGGCGACGGCGGTGATCGACCTGATGGTCGAGGAGAAGCTGCGCGAGAAGGGCGTCGAGAAGATCGCCCTCGAACGCCGCCTCTCGCCGCCTTGGACGACGGACTGGATCACGGAAGGCGCGCGCGACAAGCTGCGTGCCTACGGCATCGCACCGCCGGTGGACGGCACCGCCAGCGATGGCCGCATGGGTCGCGCGGCGCGTCTGTCGGGGTCGAACCTGACCATCGCCTGTCCACGCTGCGGATCGTCCACGACCGAGAAGGTCAGCCAATACGGCTCGACGCCCTGCAAGGCGGCCTATGTCTGCCGCGACTGCCTCGAGCCCTTCGACTACTTCAAGTGCCATTGA
- the paaE gene encoding 1,2-phenylacetyl-CoA epoxidase subunit PaaE, giving the protein MPRFHTLDVLDVRHETRDAVVVTLKPQSGDFAFTQGQYLTFRRDFDGEELRRSYSICAGLDDGALRVGIKRVDGGAFSTWANEDLKPGDTLEAMPPQGRFFTVLDPATAKNYVAFAGGSGITPVLSIIKTTLAREPHATFTLVYANRQVTSIMFREELEDLKNSYLGRLSVVHILESEGDIDLFTGRIDAEKMQALFRLWIDAESIDTAFICGPEPMMLTIKESLLAHGLTEEQVKFELFASQQGRAKQRAQSRHVQSDGAQCDVTVTLDGETRAFQMPKDGTPILDAAIAQNMDAPYSCKAGVCSTCRAKVSEGEVEMMTNHALEDYEVRAGYVLSCQCIPLSDKVVLSYDA; this is encoded by the coding sequence ATGCCCCGCTTCCATACGCTCGACGTGCTCGACGTGCGTCACGAGACCCGCGACGCCGTGGTCGTCACCCTGAAACCGCAAAGCGGCGACTTTGCCTTTACCCAAGGCCAGTACCTGACCTTCCGCCGCGACTTCGACGGCGAGGAGCTGCGCCGCAGCTATTCGATCTGCGCCGGTCTCGACGACGGCGCGCTGCGCGTCGGCATCAAGCGGGTGGACGGCGGCGCCTTCTCCACTTGGGCCAACGAGGACCTCAAACCCGGCGACACGCTGGAGGCGATGCCGCCGCAGGGCCGCTTCTTCACCGTGCTCGACCCGGCCACCGCCAAGAATTACGTAGCCTTCGCCGGAGGCTCCGGCATCACCCCGGTGCTGTCGATCATCAAGACGACGCTGGCGCGCGAACCCCACGCGACCTTCACCCTGGTCTATGCCAACCGCCAGGTCACCTCGATCATGTTTCGCGAGGAACTGGAGGATCTGAAGAACAGCTACCTCGGGCGGCTCTCGGTAGTGCATATCCTTGAATCCGAAGGCGACATCGACCTCTTCACCGGCCGCATCGACGCCGAGAAGATGCAGGCGCTCTTCCGTCTCTGGATCGACGCCGAGAGCATCGACACCGCCTTCATCTGCGGGCCGGAACCGATGATGCTCACCATCAAGGAGAGCCTGCTGGCCCACGGCCTCACAGAGGAACAGGTCAAGTTCGAGCTGTTTGCCTCGCAGCAGGGCCGCGCCAAGCAGCGTGCGCAATCGCGCCATGTCCAGAGCGACGGCGCGCAATGCGACGTGACCGTGACGCTCGATGGTGAGACGCGCGCCTTCCAGATGCCCAAGGACGGCACCCCGATCCTCGACGCGGCCATCGCGCAGAACATGGACGCGCCCTACAGCTGCAAGGCGGGCGTCTGTTCGACCTGCCGCGCCAAGGTGTCGGAAGGCGAGGTCGAGATGATGACCAACCATGCGCTCGAGGATTACGAGGTCCGCGCCGGATACGTGCTGTCCTGCCAATGCATTCCGCTCTCGGACAAAGTTGTCCTGAGCTACGACGCATAA
- the paaZ gene encoding phenylacetic acid degradation bifunctional protein PaaZ — protein MLDSTKTARRLTSYLEGAWRAGDGDGRPVLNAATGEVHALIGAEGLDMAAALAWGREVGGRGLRRHTTHERALMLKAVGLKLMEQKAEFHAESLATGATPRDALPDIEGGIGTLLTFASKARKELPNAKVIPEGAVEMLSKDGSFVGQHILTPMLGVAVHINAFNFPVWGMLEKIAPALIAGMPCLVKPASGTAYLTELMVRRILDMGLLPDGALQVLCGSVGDLLDHVTEQDVVTFTGSAATGRKLRTHPAIVENSTRFTMEADSLNASILAPDASPGTPEFDLFIKEVQREMTTKAGQKCTAIRRIMVPSAQEEVVIEVLSARLAKAVPGLPGDEATRMGALASLGDRASVREKIAQIAAEAEIVFGDPDQVTTSSGDPEKGAFLNPVLLRCASPMTAQAPHDIEAFGPVATVMGYADVEEAVALAMKGRGSLVSSVFTDDEAFATQLTLGLAPQHGRVLIGNRDSAKSSTGHGAPLAPLVHGGPGRAGGGEEMGGMRGVKHFMARTAIQGTPRMLAAVTGQWVAGAPADTAGEHPFRKSLDTLKVGDQLVTDRRVITKEDVEHFAQFTGDTFYAHMDEAAAKANPFFDDRVAHGYLIASFAAGLFVQPDPGPVLANYGVDNMRFLTPVYFGDSLQVRLTCKQITPREGSVYGEVRWDCRVSNQHDAVVAQYDVLTMVAKTWPLVE, from the coding sequence ATGCTCGATTCAACCAAGACCGCCCGCCGCCTGACCAGCTACCTCGAAGGCGCCTGGCGTGCCGGTGATGGCGATGGCCGCCCGGTGCTGAATGCCGCCACCGGCGAGGTGCACGCGCTGATCGGGGCGGAGGGGCTGGACATGGCCGCCGCGCTCGCATGGGGCCGCGAGGTTGGGGGCCGTGGCTTGCGCCGTCACACCACCCACGAACGCGCCCTGATGCTGAAGGCCGTGGGGCTGAAGCTGATGGAACAGAAGGCGGAGTTCCATGCCGAGAGCCTCGCCACCGGGGCCACGCCGCGCGACGCCCTGCCCGACATCGAAGGCGGCATCGGCACGTTGCTGACCTTTGCCTCCAAGGCCCGCAAGGAGCTGCCGAACGCGAAGGTGATCCCCGAGGGCGCGGTGGAGATGCTCTCGAAGGACGGCTCCTTCGTCGGCCAGCACATCCTGACGCCGATGCTGGGTGTCGCGGTGCACATCAACGCCTTCAACTTCCCGGTCTGGGGGATGCTGGAAAAGATCGCGCCCGCGCTGATCGCGGGCATGCCCTGCCTCGTCAAACCCGCCTCCGGCACCGCCTACCTGACCGAGCTGATGGTGCGGCGGATCCTCGACATGGGGCTCCTGCCGGACGGCGCGCTGCAGGTGCTTTGCGGCTCCGTCGGCGACCTGCTGGATCACGTGACCGAGCAGGACGTGGTGACCTTCACCGGCTCGGCGGCGACGGGCCGCAAGCTGCGCACGCATCCGGCCATCGTGGAAAATTCCACGCGCTTCACCATGGAGGCCGACAGCCTCAACGCCTCGATCCTCGCGCCCGATGCCTCGCCCGGCACGCCGGAATTCGACCTGTTCATCAAGGAAGTGCAGCGTGAGATGACGACGAAGGCGGGTCAGAAATGCACCGCCATCCGCCGGATCATGGTGCCTTCGGCGCAGGAAGAGGTGGTGATCGAGGTGCTCTCCGCCCGGCTCGCCAAGGCCGTTCCCGGCCTGCCCGGGGACGAGGCCACGCGCATGGGCGCGCTGGCCTCGCTGGGGGATCGCGCCTCGGTGCGTGAGAAGATCGCGCAGATCGCAGCCGAGGCGGAGATCGTCTTTGGCGACCCGGATCAGGTCACGACCTCCTCGGGCGATCCCGAGAAAGGCGCCTTCCTCAACCCCGTCCTGCTGCGCTGCGCGTCACCGATGACGGCGCAGGCCCCGCATGACATCGAAGCTTTCGGCCCCGTCGCCACCGTCATGGGCTACGCCGATGTCGAAGAGGCCGTCGCGCTGGCGATGAAGGGGCGCGGCTCGCTGGTCTCCTCGGTCTTCACCGACGACGAAGCGTTTGCCACCCAGTTGACCCTCGGCCTGGCCCCGCAACACGGGCGCGTGCTGATCGGCAACCGCGACTCGGCGAAGTCCTCGACCGGCCACGGCGCCCCCCTCGCACCTCTGGTGCACGGCGGTCCAGGCCGGGCGGGTGGTGGCGAGGAGATGGGCGGCATGCGCGGCGTGAAGCATTTCATGGCCCGCACGGCGATCCAAGGGACGCCGCGGATGCTGGCGGCCGTCACCGGCCAATGGGTCGCGGGCGCCCCGGCGGACACGGCGGGGGAACACCCCTTCCGCAAGTCATTGGACACGTTGAAGGTGGGCGACCAGCTGGTGACCGACCGCCGTGTCATCACGAAAGAGGACGTGGAACATTTTGCCCAGTTCACCGGCGACACCTTCTATGCGCATATGGACGAGGCCGCCGCGAAGGCGAACCCCTTCTTCGACGACCGCGTGGCGCATGGCTACCTGATCGCCTCCTTCGCCGCCGGTCTCTTCGTACAGCCCGATCCCGGCCCGGTGCTGGCGAATTACGGCGTGGACAACATGCGCTTCCTCACGCCGGTCTACTTCGGCGACAGCCTACAGGTGCGGCTGACCTGCAAACAGATCACGCCGCGCGAAGGCTCCGTCTACGGCGAGGTGCGCTGGGATTGCCGGGTGAGCAACCAGCACGACGCAGTGGTCGCGCAATACGACGTTCTGACCATGGTGGCCAAGACCTGGCCGCTGGTAGAATGA
- a CDS encoding TetR/AcrR family transcriptional regulator — translation MARTRAKDFEEKQHQLLVDAANVFATEGMEKASMAGIAKRAGVSKSLLYHYYPSKAELICAIILGHLDDLAAAIEAADDASLDPRARLEAMVTAVLLAYEGADDAHKVQLNAAEAMNAEQQTQVRERTRAIVGRFSAVIETLLPNLSDEPRLLTPVTMSLFGMLNWVYTWFREDGGLTREDYAKVATTMVLDGVKGLR, via the coding sequence ATGGCCCGCACCCGCGCCAAGGATTTCGAGGAGAAGCAGCATCAGCTCTTGGTGGATGCTGCCAACGTCTTTGCGACCGAAGGTATGGAGAAGGCCTCGATGGCCGGCATCGCGAAACGCGCCGGGGTCTCCAAGTCGTTGCTTTATCATTACTATCCGTCGAAGGCGGAGCTGATCTGCGCCATCATCCTCGGCCATCTCGACGATCTGGCAGCGGCGATCGAGGCGGCGGACGATGCGTCGCTCGACCCGCGCGCCCGGCTGGAGGCGATGGTGACGGCGGTGCTGCTGGCCTACGAGGGCGCGGATGATGCCCATAAGGTGCAGCTCAACGCCGCCGAAGCGATGAATGCCGAACAACAGACGCAGGTGCGCGAGCGCACCCGCGCCATAGTTGGGCGGTTCTCGGCGGTGATCGAGACCTTGCTCCCGAACCTGAGCGACGAACCGCGCCTGTTGACGCCGGTGACCATGTCGCTCTTTGGCATGTTGAACTGGGTCTACACCTGGTTCCGGGAAGACGGCGGACTGACCCGCGAAGACTATGCCAAGGTGGCCACCACGATGGTTCTGGACGGGGTGAAGGGCCTTCGCTGA